In Solidesulfovibrio carbinoliphilus subsp. oakridgensis, the sequence GGAGCCCCATTTCGGGTTCGGCTTCTACGCCCTGGTGGTCGGGGTGGGTCTGGCCGGCGAGGCGGCCGAGCTTTTTGCCCAGCTTTTCGGGGGCAGGCGCTACGGAGCCACGGGCAAGGGCAACCTGGGCGGATTTCTCGGCGCGTTCGCCGGGGCGCTTTTGGGCGCGCCTTTTTTCCTGGGCCTTGGCGCGCTTTTCGGAGCCGTTGCCGGGGCCTTTGTCGGCTGCTATGTGTTTGAGCGCGCCCATGGGCGCACGGACCCCGAGGCCCGTCGGGCGGCCATGGGGGCCATGTACGGCAAGGTCTTCGGGATCACGGCCAAGGTGGCCTGCGGCGTCGTCATGTGGACGGCGGCCGCAAGACAGCTCTGGCCCGCCTAACAAGGGAGCGGCATGATCACGGTCAGCGATTTCCCCACCTATCGGGGCACGATGGAATATGTCTGCCTGGGCTGCCAGGCCCGGTTCGACATCCGCGAACTCTACTACACCTGTCCGCACTGCGGGGGCGTCTTCATCCTCGAGGACACGTCCTTCGACAGTCTCCTCGAATACCCGGCCAGCTACTGGCAGTCGCTGTTCGACAAGCGCGCGGCCACCCGGGTCACGGCGTTGCGCGGGGTGCTGCGGTTTTACGAGCTGATGGCCCCGGTGGTGGACGAGGAGGACATCGTCTACCTGGGCGAGGGCCACACGCCGCTCGTCGCCGCCAACGAGGCCCTCTCCGGCATCGTCGGCGCGCCCTTTTACTACAAAAACGACGGGCAGAACCCGAGCGCGTCCTTCAAGGACCGGGGCATGGCCTGCGCCTTCAGCTATTTGAAGCACCTGGTCCGGGTGAACGATTGGGATTCGGTTCTGACCGTGTGCGCCTCCACCGGCGACACCTCGGCCGCGGCCGCGCTCTACGCCGCCTATGTGGGCGGGCCGATCAAGTCCGTGGTCATCCTGCCCAAGGGCAAGGTCACGCCCCAGCAGCTGGCCCAGCCGCTCGGCAGCGGGGCCACCGTCATCGAGGTGCCGGGGGTCTTTGACGACTGTATGAAGGTGGTCGAGCACCTGGCCGACAACTTCCGGGTGGCGCTTTTAAATTCCAAAAACGCCTGGCGCATCCTCGGCCAGGAGTCCTACGCCTTCGAGGTGGCCCAGTGGTTTGGCTGGGACACCTACCGCAAGTGCGTGTTCGTGCCCATCGGCAACGCGGGCAACGTGACGGCCATCATGAGCGGTTTTCTGAAGCTCCAAAAGCTCGGCGTCATTCGCTCCCTGCCCCGCATCTTCGGCGTCCAGTCCCACCACGCCGACCCGGTCTACCAGTATTACGACGAGGCCGATCCGGCCAAGCGCCGCTTCGAGCCGGTGCCGGTCACCCCGTCCGTGGCCCAGGCGGCCATGATCGGAAATCCGGTCTCCTTTCCGCGCGTGGCCCACTACGCCAGGGAGTACGAGAAGATCGGCGGCCCGGGCAGCTTCCAGGTGGTCCAGGTGACCGAGCAGGCCATCATCGAGGGGATGCTCTTGGCCAACCGCCACGGGCATATCAGCTGCACCCAGGGTGGCGAATGCCTGGCCGGGCTCCTCAAAGCCCGGGAGTTGGGGCTCGTCGAGCCGTCGGAGGTTTCGATCCTCGACGCCACGGCCCACCACCTCAAATTCATCGGCTTCCAGGAGATGTATTTCGAAAACTCCTTCCCGGCCGCCTACGGCATCACCCCGGATGCGAAATACGTCAACCGGCCGCGCTCCATCATGACCGACGCGGACAAGGCCGCCCTCTCGCCCGAGGACTATACGGCCAAGGCTTCGGCCGCCATCGTGGAGGCCCTGGGGCTGGCCCGCAAGTAAGAAGGGCGGGGCAGCCGGCAGCGGCCTGCCCACACGCCGCAAGTAGAACGCCGGCCCGGAGATGCGTCTCCGGGCCGGCGTGTTTTTGCGGCCGGCAAGTGGCGGGCTTGCGGCCGATCCGGGCCGGGAGGGGGGCGTCTCCCGGCGAGGGCGCGGTCAGGCCGCCTTTTTCGTGGCAGTCCCGAAAGCGGCCCGGGCCGCGTCCATGGCGACGACAAGAGGTTCGCGGAAGGAAAATCCCCGGCTCTGGCCCCACGCGGCCGTATCGGCCAGACGGCCGTCGTAGCAGACGTCGTCGAGCACCAGGTAGTCCGGCACGCCGAGGATGTGGTCCCAGCGCTGCACGAAGAACTGGAAGAGGGCCGGGTCGTAGCGCGCCACGTTCTTCCAGGTCCAGGTCCGGGAACAGGCTTCGTCGTCGTAGCCGAGCAGGCACAGCTGGCTTTCCGGGCTGTCCAGGAAGGCCCGTTGGGTGACCATGGACGCGGCCGTGGCGATGCGGGCCGTCTCCAGGCGCACGGGGGCGCCGTCCACCGTGACTTCGAGCAGCGAATCGGCTGCCAGGCGCATGCCGCAGGTGTTGTTGGTGTTGGCCCGCCACCATTCGATGGAATTGGTCTTGTAGAGGTCTTCGCCTAGGGCGCAGACGCGGGCGGCGGTTTCCGTATCCACCGGGTGCAGGGCCAAGTCGCAGCAGAAGCCGGTGAGGGTCAGGGTCAGGTCCATATGCAATCTCCTTGGAGCGTGTTGCGGGGTGGTGGCACCGTTCGGTCAATGGGAAAAAAAGCACTTTTCATGCCGTTTCACTTAGATAGTTATTCCAGGATATTGCGTTTCAGGCTTTTTGTCGGCCGGGAGGTGGGGACGATTTTTGCTTCCGGCGGCGTTGACCGGATCGGCCCAGGGGCGCACACTGGCGCCATGAGCCGCCTGCGCCCGACATCCCTTTTTGGCCGGAGCCGGCCGTGAAGCGGCCCCTTGGCCCTTTTCCCGGGGACGACGCCAGCGCCTTTGCCCTGGAAAACGTGGCCGACGCCGTTTTTGCCGTGGATCGGGACTTCCTCGTCCGCTACTGCAACCTGGCCGCCGGCGAGATCGCCCGCATCGACCCGGCCGAGGCCATCGGCCGGACCTGCCGCGAGGTCTTCGGCGTGTCCAACTGCCGGTCGGTCTGCGTGCTGCGCCAGAGCATGGAAGAGGCCAGGCCCATCGCCAACCGGATCGTGACGCTCAAGCGCCAAGGCTGCCCGGACGTGCCGGTCACCATCAGCGCCGCGCCCATCTGGGCCATGGGCGGGGCGGTCATCGGCGGGGTGCAGGTCTTTCGCGACCTGTCGGGCGGGGGGTTCGTCAGCCGGCTGGCCGGGCTCCAGCCGCTGGACGACTTCGGCACCCGCGACCCGCAACTCTCCGAAATCGTCCGCATGCTGCCCCAGATCGCCCAGAGCGACTCCACGGTCCTGCTCCTTGGCGAGTCCGGCACCGGCAAGGAGGTCTTTGCCCGGGCCATCCACAAGCTGTCCGAGCGCAGTTCCGGGCCGTTCGTGGCCGTCAACTGCGGGGCCCTGCCCGAACAGCTCATGGAGTCGGAGCTTTTCGGCTACAAGTCCGGGGCCTTCACCGACGCCCGGAAAGACAAGCCCGGCCGCTTCGCCCTGGCCGAGGCCGGGACGCTTTTGCTCGACGAGATCGGCGACCTGCCCTACGCCATGCAGGCCAAGATCCTGCGCGCCCTCCAGGAACGGGCCTACGAGCCGCTTGGCGGCGTGGCCACCTTGCCGGCCGACGTGCGGGTCATTGCCGCCACCAACCGGGATCTCGGCAAAATGGTCGCCGACGGGGCCTTTCGCCAGGACCTCTTTTATCGCCTGAGCGTGGTGGTCATCCGCATCCCGCCGCTGCGCGAGCGGCCGGGCGACGTGCCGCTCCTGGTCGACCGGGTCCTTGGCCGCTGCCGCATGGCTGTCACCAAGCGCATCGAGGCCATAAGCCCCGAGGCCATGGAGCGCCTGCTGGCCCACGACTATCCCGGCAACATCCGGGAACTCGAAAACATCCTCGAATACGCGGCCATCCTCAGTCCCGGCCGTACCATCGAGCTGTGCCACCTGCCCGAGCACCTGCGCGGCCCGGCCCCGGCCTGTCCGTTCAAAAACGGCCGCACCATGGCCGAGATCCGCTTCCTCGCCGCCCGCGAGGCGGTCGCGCGGTGCGGCGGCAACCGCAACGCCGCCTGCCGCGAACTCGGCATCTCCAAGGACACCCTGCGCCGCATCCTCGGCCGGCGCGACGAGGAAAGAGGATAAAGAAAGGAAGATGCCTCCGGCGGCCGGGGGGAATGATTCCCCCCGGCCCCCCCCGATGGGGAGGGACGGGCGATGGGACGCGGAGTGCGTCTTTTGGGGGAGTAGTCGGACGCGAAACGCGTCTGGTGGAGTGGGGAAGGAAGAGGATGGCCAAGGAAAAATTTCGGGCGGACCGCCTGGTCTTCGAGCAAGGGCTGGCCGAATCCCAGGAAGCGGCCCTGCGGCTGGTCATGGCCGGCCTGGTCCGGGTGGAGCAGAAGGGGAAGCTCGCGGCCGTGGACAAGCCCGGCCGGATGTTTCCGGCCGACGCGGCCTTTTCCCTGGCCGCGACCGACCCCTACGTCAGCCGGGGCGGCGGCAAGCTGGCCACGGCGTTGGACGCCTTCGGCCTCGACGTTTCGGGCGTGACGGCCCTGGACGCCGGCGCCTCGACCGGCGGCTTCACGGACTGCCTGCTCCAGCACGGGGCGGTCAAGGTCTACGCCGTGGACGTGGGCACGGCCCAGCTCCACGAGAAGCTCCGGGCCGATCCCCGGGTGGTGTCCATGGAAAACTGCAACCTGCGCCACGCCCCGGCCGACCTCCTCCCTGAACCCGTGGACCTTGTGGTGGCCGATGTTTCGTTTATTTCCCTGACCAAGGTCCTGCCGGCCTGCCTGCAGTTCCTGCGTCCCGGCGGCCGGGTGGTGGCGCTGGTGAAGCCCCAGTTCGAGCTGCCGCCGGAAAAGGTGGGGCACGGCGGGGTGGTCCGCGAGGAGGCCTGGCGCCAGGAGGCCGTGGACAGGGTCACGGACTTCGCCCGGGAGGCGCTGGGATTGACGCTTGCCGGCGTGGTGCCGTCCAAGGTCAAGGGACCCAAGGGCAACCAGGAATACCTGGTGGTCTTTGCCGCGCCGGCCGCCGAAACGGGGCAGTAGCCCCGCGGCGCGAAAGCCGGCTCCTCCCGGAGCGGGAAGAGGCAGGCCTCCGGGAGGATCGGCCTTGTGCCCCGGCCGGGCCGGAGAGAAGAAGGTTTTTGGCGACGGACAGCCCGTCCGGCGCGTCACCCACGAAACCACAGGAGAGGCACACCATGTCCATGGGCGTGAAAGAAGCCATTGCCGCGCGCCACAGCGTGCGCGCCTTTGCCAGGAAACCGTTGACCGAGGGGCAGATCACCGAATTGCTCGAAGCCGCGAGAAACGCGCCGTCGAGCCTCAACAGCCAGCCCTGGCGGTTTCGGGTCGTCACCGACGCGGCCGATATCGCCTGGTTCGGCACGAGCGAAGCCTCCCGCAAGCAAAGCTGGCTGTCCGGCGCGGCCGCGATCTTCCTCTGCTGCGCCGACCTCGAGCATTACGTGAAGGATTCCCAGGCGGCCGCCTTTTTCTACCGCGACAACGACATCATAACGGGCGAGCCCATGGACGGCATCGACGCCTACGTGGCCCGGGAGGCGGCTGCGGTCGAGCAGGCCAAATTCGGGGCCTGCGCCATGAACGTGGCCCTGGCGGAAGCGTTTCTGATGCTGCGGGCCGTGGAAATGGGCCTTGGCGCCTGCTGGGTCGGCATGTTCGACGAGGCCAACATCAAGGCCCGCTTCGGTATTCCGGCCGGCTGGCGCATCGTCAACATCCTGGCCGTCGGCACCCCGGACGAGCCGACGGTCTACCCCAGAAAGCGCAAGAGTTTGGAGGAGATCGTCCTCAAATAGTTGGCTTGCGCCGCGTTTGGGGGCAACGGACGGCCGCCTGCGTCCGCCCGTTGCCCTTTCCCCTTTCCGCTTCTCCCCAAATTCCGTACACTCCCGACAATTCCGCCCCATCGGGCGCCGAGCCAGTTCTGCAAGGAGTGCCGCCATGCCCAAGCGTGTCGTTGTCGCCGGCCTTTCCGTGGAAAAGACCCTCCACGACGTCATCGTCAACGAAATCCTGCCCGACACAAGCCTTGCGGCCGAGGCGTTCTTCGCCTCGCTGGCCGCCATCGTGGCCGACCTCGGTCCCCGGAACCGCGAACTCTTGGCCAAGCGCGACGCCTATCAAGCCGCCATCGACGTCTGGCACAACGAGCGCAGGGGACAGCCCCACGAGGCCGAGGCCTACAAGTGCTTCCTGGTCGGCCTCGGCTATCTGCTGCCCGAAGGCCCGGACTTCGCCATCGAAACCGTGGGCGTGGACCCGGAAATCGCGCTCGTGTCCGGCCCCCAGCTCGTGGTGCCGGCCACCAACGCCCGCTTTGCCGTCAATGCCGCCAACGCCCGGTGGGGCAGCCTCTACGATGCCCTCTACGGCACGGATGTCATCCCGGAGACCGGCGGCGCGGCCAAGGGACCGGGCTACAACCCGGTGCGCGGCGCGGCCGTCGTGGCCTACGGCGCCGCCTTCCTGGACATGGCCGTCCCCCTGGCCGCGGGCAGCCACGCCGACGCGGCCGGCTACGCCGTCACAGACGCGGGCCTCACCGTCAGCCTGGCCGACGGCCAGGCCACGGCCCTGGCCCGGCCGGACCAGTTCGTCGGCTTTGTCGGCGGCAGGCAAACGCCCAAGGCCGTGCTCCTTCGCAACAATGGCCTCCACGTGGAGCTCCTTTTCGACCGGGCCCATCCGGTGGGCGCGGCCAGTCCATGCGGCATGAAGGACGTGGTCCTGGAAGCGGCCCTGACCACCATCCTCGACTGCGAGGATTCCGTGGCCGTGGTCGACGGCCCGGACAAGGCGGCCGCCTACCGCAACCTGCTCGGCCTTTTCCGGGGCGATCTGACCGCCCGGTTCGAGAAGGCGGGGCGTACGGTCGATCGGGGTCCGGCCCCGGACCGGACCTTCACCACCCCGGACGGCTCGGCGCTGACGCTCCCCGGCCGAAGCCTGCTTCTGGTGCGAAACGTCGGGCATCTCATGACCACGGACGCGGTCCTCGACGCCTCGGGCGAGGAGATCCCGGAAGGCATGTTCGACGCCATGGTCACGGGGCTGGTCGGCCTCCACGACCTGCGGGGCAAGGGGCCCCTTCGCAACAGCCGGGCCGGGGCCATCTACATCGTCAAGCCAAAAATGCACGGACCCGAGGAAGTGGCCTTCGCCTGCGAGCTTTTCGACCGGGTGGAGGACGCCCTGGGCCTTTCCCGCCACACGATGAAGATCGGGGTCATGGACGAGGAACGGCGCACGTCGCTCAATCTTAAGGAGTGCGTGCGCGCGGCCAGGGACCGGATCATTTTCATCAATACCGGCTTTCTCGACCGCACGGGCGACGAGATCCACACCGTCATGGAGGCCGGGCCCGTGGTCGGGAAAAACGACATGCGGCGCGAGCCCTGGATGACGACCTACGAGGATCGGAACGTGGATGTGGGCCTGGCCTGCGGCTTTTCCGGCCGGGCGCAGATCGGCAAGGGCATGTGGGCCAAACCCGACCGCATGGCCGAGATGGTGGCGGAGAAGATCGGCCACCCGCGCGCCGGGGCCAACTGCGCCTGGGTGCCGTCGCCGACGGCCGCCACCCTCCACGCCATGCACTACCACGCCGTGGACGTCTTCGAGCGCCAGCGGGAACTTGCCGTCACGGTCCGGCACGACCGCGAAACCCTGCTCGTTCCGCCGCTCCTCGGCGAGGCGCGCCCCACGGCCGCAGCCGTGGCCCATGAGCTCGAAACCAATGTCCAGAGCATCCTCGGCTACGTGTCGCGTTGGGTGGACCAGGGCATCGGCTGCTCCAAGGTGCCGGACCTGGACGACGTCGGGCTCATGGAGGACCGGGCCACGCTGCGCATCTCGAGCCAGCACATCGCCAACTGGCTGCGCCACGGCCTCTGCACCGAGGGGCAGGTCCGCGAAGTGCTCGGCCGCATGGCCGCCGTGGTCGACCGCCAAAATGCCCTGGACGCGGCCTACCGGCCCATGGCCACGGATTTCGAGGCCAGCGTCGCCTTTGCCGCGGCCTGCGACCTCATTTTCGAGGGCCGCACCCAGCCAAACGGCTACACCGAACCGATCCTGACCGCCCGCCGCCGGCAGGCCAAGGCCCGGGGCTAAGGCCCGGCCCCGGCGGCAACGGTTCCAAGGCGGCGGGGCGGCCCGGCTCTTTTGCCCCGCTTCCCGCCGCCCGAACCCCGAGCCCCGAATCCTGGCCCCGGGACCTCGGATTTGGGGACGAGAGGAATATTCGCCATGCACCATCTTCTCAAAATCGGCCTGCTCCTGCTCGCCTTTCTGCTGGTGCCGCCGGCAACCGGCCGGCTCGACGCCTCTTCCGAAGGCGGGCACGGCGGGGATTCCAAGAAGAGCGAGAAAAAGGGCGACAAAAAGGAGGCGGGCAAGGCCGTGGACGGCGTCATCGACCTCGGGCCGGTGACCGTCAATGTGCTGAGCAACCGGGGATTCAGGTTCCTGCGCCTGTCCATGCAGGTCCAGTGCGAGACCAACGAGGAGGCCGAACGGCTCACCCTGCCCGACGCCAAGGAGGATCTGGTCTTTTTCCTCTCCTCGAAAATGGCCGAGGATCTGCTCGGCAATCCCGGTAAAATGATCTTGCGCCGTGACCTGACCGAGCTTTTTTCCAAGTACGCCGGTGCGGGCAAGGTGAAAAACATCTTTTTCACGGAGTTCGTTTTTCAGTAGGAAACGGGAACGGCCCCGAAACGCCGTGCCGGCCCTATGGCCGGGAAAACGAGGCCCTCTGTTGCATGGCTTCGACGCCGACGCCCGCGCCGCCTGTGGCGGTCCACGGCCGTGGCCGGTCGGCGGGTGCCCGAAAAAGAGACCGGTATGGAATCAGGGAGGTTGACGATGATGGGTGATGCGGCGAAAATTTTCGGGCTGTCGGTGGTGCTGGCCCTGTGCGTCCTGGCGACCGACGCCGGCCCCTGCTTTTCCCGGACCGGCCAGCCCGCGCCGGTCCTGGTGCTGGCGGCCGGACCGGCCAGGCACGCCATCAAGGCCGGCGACACCCTGAGCCTTCTGGCCCAACGTTACGGCGTGCCGGCGGCGGCCATCCTCAAGGCCAACCCGGGCCTCGATCCGGCCCGGTTGCAGCTCGGCAAGGAAATCGTCATTCCGGCCGCCGGCCGCGCCGCCCCGGAGCCGGCGCCCCCCGCCGTTTCCGCCGCCCCGGCCCCGGGCGGCCTGGAACTGCGGCCGCAAAAGGCCCCGCAAGCCACGGAGCCGGTCGGGCACGACCTGCCCGACGCGCCGGCCCGGACCGCTTCGCCCCCCGAAACCATCCCGCCAACCCGTGGGACAACCCCACCCCCGGCCGAAACGCCGCCAGCACCGCCCGTGGCGACTGCGGCCGACGCCAAGGCTGCTGAAACGGCGGCCGTGCGGGAGACCGCGCCGCTGTCGCCGGTCCCGTCCGTGGCCGTGGAAAAAGTTGGAGAGCGCACCCGGATCGCCCTCGGGGGAAAGGCATTTTTCGCGGACCAGATCCTTCCCTGGGCCCTCGATCTGGGAAGCCGGCTCCTGTCGGCCGCCGTGATGTTCGTCGTGGGCCTGTGGCTGGCCAGCCGGGTGGGCAGGCTTCTGGCCCGGGTGCTCCTTGGCCGGGGCGTGCCTCAGGAGGTCGTGTCCTTTGCTGGCAGCCTTACCCGCTACAGTCTTTACCTCGTGGTGCTCATCGCCTGCCTGGGGCAGCTCGGGCTCAACATCACGTCCCTTCTGGCCCTTTTCGGCGCGGCGGGCCTCGCGGTCAGTCTGGCCCTCAAGGACACGCTGGCCAACTTCGCCTCGGGCATCATGCTGCTCCTCTTCCGGTTTTTCCGCGTGGGCGACCGGGTCAGTCTGCCCGGCGTGGCCGGGGCCACGGGTGTCGTGGCCTCCATCGACGTCTTCAGCACCATCATCCGTTCCGACACCGGCGACACCATCATCGTCCCCAACTCCAAGATCGCCGGGAACATCATCGTGGTCGGCGCGGCCCAGACGCCGGTCGGGGAGTAGCGGTCAGGCCGGGGGCTCCGGTTCGAGGCGGCCCCGCACGAGCCGCAGCACGGTCTGGATTTCCGGGATGACGTCCCCTCGGCGATGGACGACGGTCAGGACCGTGACGCCCGAGCGGGCCGCGGCCGAGACCGCCGCCATGGCCAGGCGCCGCGAGGCCGCATCGAGCCCGGAAAACGGTTCGTCCAGCAGCAAGAGCCGGGGCTGGCCGACCATGGCCCGGGCCAGGAAGAGGCGCCGGGTCTGGCCGGCCGAAAGCTGGCCCAACCGGCGTCCGGCCAGATCGGCCACGCCGAAAAATTCCAGCCACCGCCGGGCCTTGGCCACATCGCGGGCGGACGGCTCGGCATAGAGTCCCACCGTGGCCGCGATCCCGGACAGGACCAGCTCCAGGGCCGGCAGCTCCTTGTCGTAGTCCGCTTCCAGCTCGAACGACACCATGCCGATGCGCCGCCGGATGTCGCGCAGATCCGTCAGCCCCTCGGGCGCGGCCAGCCCCGGCCGCACGGCCCGCCCGCCCAGGGCCGGATGGTGCTCCCCGGCCACAAGTTTTAACAGCGTCGACTTCCCCGCGCCGTTGGCCCCGAGGATGGCCAGGTGGCCGCCCGGGGGTACGGTCAGGTTGATGTCGCGCAGGATCTCGCGCCGCTCCAGGAAGACCGAGGCATGCTCCAGCACCACCAGCGGCGGTCCCTGCGGATCGGGCGCGTCCGGCCAGGCCTCGGTCGGACGCGGGGCCGGGACGGCGCTCCCCACGGCCGGCCCGGAGGCCGTGGCCTCCCGGTAGCGGGCCAGCACCGACGCGGCCGGGCCGGTGTCCACGATCCGGCCGCCGGCCAGGGTCAGGCCCTTGGCCGGCCCGGGGGGCAGGGGTGCGCCCAGGTGGCTGGTGACGAGCACGGCCGCGCCGAACCCGGACGCCTCGGCCACGGCCCGGTCGGCCGTGGCCCGGGCCGCGTCGTCCAGGCCGTCCAGGAACTCGTCGAGGAAAAGGAAAAGCGGCTTGCCGGCCAGGGCCCGGGCCAGAAGCACGGCCCGGATCTGGCCGTTGGACAGGGCTTCGACCTTGGTGTCGGCCAGATGGGCGATGCCGAGCCGGTCGAGGACCGTGTCCAGCATGGCCAGTTCGGCCTTGGACGGCCGGCCCTGGACGTAGACCGCGTCGCGGGGGCCGGCCAGGATGACCGTCCGGGCCGGCAGGTGGCCGCACAGGCGTTTGGTGGCCCGCTGGACCTCGGGCGAGACCATGCCGAACCGGGGCCGAAGCCCTATGGGCGAGGCCCGGCCCGGCCCGTCGCCGGACTGGTAGAGCCGGGCGCCCCGGCCGTCGTCGTCGGGCCAGATGTCGCCGCGCAACAGGCGCAGGAGCGTGGATTTGCCCGAGCCGTTGCTCCCGAGCACAAGCCAGGTCTCGCCCTGGGCAATGGTGACGGAAATATCGGACAGGGCCGGCTTGCCACCGAGCGTGACCGAGGCATGTTCCAGGGTGATGCGAAAGGGTGTTTCGAGCATGGTGATACAAACGGAAAACGGGCCTCCCCACCGGAAGGCCCGTCAGGCGTGGCTTGAGGTTCGGCCGGTTCAGACCAGTTTGGCCTCGGTGAGGGCGGCCTTCAGCTTCTCCAGGTTCTGGGGCTGCAAGGGCACCATGGGCAGGCGCGTTTCGAACGGGAACCGGCCCATCAAATCCAGGGCCATTTTCGCGGGCACCGGGTTGGTTTCGAGAAAGGCCGCCCGGAAAAGCGGGCTCATGGCGTAGTGGAGCGCCTTGGCTTTGGTCAGGTCGCCCGCGGCCACGGCCTCGCACATGGCCGACATCTGGTGCGGCATAAAGTTCGAGACCACGGAAATGACGCCCCGGCCGCCGATGGCCATGGTCGGCAGGGCCGTGAAATCGTCGCCGGAAAGGACCATGAAGTCCTCGCCGCAAAATTCCAGCACCCGGGACACCTGGTTGAGGTCGCCGGTCGCCTCCTTGACCCCGACCACCTGCCGGATCTCCTTCTTGAGGATGGCCAGCGTCTCGGGCAGGAGGTTGACGGCCGTGCGGCCCGGCACGTTGTAAACGATAAAGGGCATGTCCACCCGCTCGCCGATGGCCTTGAAATGGGCCACCAGCCCGGCCTGGGTGGGTTTGTTATAGTAGGGCGTGATCAGAAGCGCACCGTCGGCCTTGGCGTCCTTGGCGTCCTGGGTCAGCTCTATGGCCTCGCGGGTATTGTTGGACCCGGCCCCGGCCAGGACCGGCACGCGGCCCTTGACCTGGTCCACGCAGATCCGGATCACCCGTTTGTGCTCGTCGTGGGAAAGCGTGGCGGATTCGCCCGTCGTGCCGCAGGGAACAAGGCCATGGATGCCCTGCTCGATCTGCCATTCGATAAAGGCGCGGTACGCCTCTTCATCCACCTCGCCGTTTCGAAATGGCGTCACTAGTGCGGTGATTGCGCCCCGAAACTCCATACGGACCTCCTTGGAAGAATAAACCCCGCCATTTCCTAGAATGTTTTTCGCCGCCCGGCAAGCGCCACGCGCCAGAGGAGGGTGACGGGGAGAAAGTCAGGGAGGATGCCTCCGGCGGCCGGGAGGGGATGATCCCCTCCCGGACCCTCCCCAACGGTGATGGACGAGTGGAAGGGACGGCGAAGTCGGGCGGACTGTCGGCCGCTAAACCCGCCCCGTCTTCGGGGCGACGGGCCACACCGACGCACATCCGCCCACGACCACACCCACACCCGATTACCCAGAATCCCCGCCCAGGGGGTCCGGGGGGGATGATCCCCCCCGGCCGCCGGAGGCCTCTTCCCCTCTCTACTGGAACATCTGCTGGATGGCCGGGTCGGCGGGGTACTGGTCGTCGAGGCTGACGACGTCGGCGATGAAGTCGGTTCCGGATTTCCAGACGAAGCCGGGCGTGCCGGGCAGGGTCAGGATGTCGAGGCGGTTTAGGGTCTTGCCTTT encodes:
- a CDS encoding mechanosensitive ion channel domain-containing protein, coding for MMGDAAKIFGLSVVLALCVLATDAGPCFSRTGQPAPVLVLAAGPARHAIKAGDTLSLLAQRYGVPAAAILKANPGLDPARLQLGKEIVIPAAGRAAPEPAPPAVSAAPAPGGLELRPQKAPQATEPVGHDLPDAPARTASPPETIPPTRGTTPPPAETPPAPPVATAADAKAAETAAVRETAPLSPVPSVAVEKVGERTRIALGGKAFFADQILPWALDLGSRLLSAAVMFVVGLWLASRVGRLLARVLLGRGVPQEVVSFAGSLTRYSLYLVVLIACLGQLGLNITSLLALFGAAGLAVSLALKDTLANFASGIMLLLFRFFRVGDRVSLPGVAGATGVVASIDVFSTIIRSDTGDTIIVPNSKIAGNIIVVGAAQTPVGE
- a CDS encoding ATP-binding cassette domain-containing protein, giving the protein MLETPFRITLEHASVTLGGKPALSDISVTIAQGETWLVLGSNGSGKSTLLRLLRGDIWPDDDGRGARLYQSGDGPGRASPIGLRPRFGMVSPEVQRATKRLCGHLPARTVILAGPRDAVYVQGRPSKAELAMLDTVLDRLGIAHLADTKVEALSNGQIRAVLLARALAGKPLFLFLDEFLDGLDDAARATADRAVAEASGFGAAVLVTSHLGAPLPPGPAKGLTLAGGRIVDTGPAASVLARYREATASGPAVGSAVPAPRPTEAWPDAPDPQGPPLVVLEHASVFLERREILRDINLTVPPGGHLAILGANGAGKSTLLKLVAGEHHPALGGRAVRPGLAAPEGLTDLRDIRRRIGMVSFELEADYDKELPALELVLSGIAATVGLYAEPSARDVAKARRWLEFFGVADLAGRRLGQLSAGQTRRLFLARAMVGQPRLLLLDEPFSGLDAASRRLAMAAVSAAARSGVTVLTVVHRRGDVIPEIQTVLRLVRGRLEPEPPA
- the dapA gene encoding 4-hydroxy-tetrahydrodipicolinate synthase, whose product is MEFRGAITALVTPFRNGEVDEEAYRAFIEWQIEQGIHGLVPCGTTGESATLSHDEHKRVIRICVDQVKGRVPVLAGAGSNNTREAIELTQDAKDAKADGALLITPYYNKPTQAGLVAHFKAIGERVDMPFIVYNVPGRTAVNLLPETLAILKKEIRQVVGVKEATGDLNQVSRVLEFCGEDFMVLSGDDFTALPTMAIGGRGVISVVSNFMPHQMSAMCEAVAAGDLTKAKALHYAMSPLFRAAFLETNPVPAKMALDLMGRFPFETRLPMVPLQPQNLEKLKAALTEAKLV